Proteins co-encoded in one Prescottella sp. R16 genomic window:
- the gatC gene encoding Asp-tRNA(Asn)/Glu-tRNA(Gln) amidotransferase subunit GatC, translating into MPAISRDEVAHLARLSRLALTDAELDEFAGQLDSILSHVKAVSEVAADDVPPTANPNPVVNVTRPDVIVPGLTPEQALSGAPAVEQDRFAVPQILGEGE; encoded by the coding sequence GTGCCTGCCATCTCCCGTGACGAGGTCGCCCACCTCGCCCGGCTGTCCCGGCTCGCCCTGACCGACGCCGAGCTCGACGAGTTCGCCGGTCAGTTGGATTCGATTCTCAGCCATGTGAAGGCGGTGTCGGAGGTCGCGGCAGATGATGTGCCGCCCACCGCGAATCCCAACCCCGTCGTCAACGTGACCCGGCCGGACGTCATCGTCCCCGGCCTCACGCCGGAGCAGGCGCTGTCGGGCGCCCCGGCTGTCGAACAGGACCGGTTCGCGGTTCCGCAGATCCTGGGAGAGGGCGAATGA
- the gatA gene encoding Asp-tRNA(Asn)/Glu-tRNA(Gln) amidotransferase subunit GatA, whose translation MSTDLTRLDASELASKIHSREVSSVEVTQAHLDRIGQVDGELHAFLHVAGEQALVAAKEVDSAIAAGDAPVSALAGVPIALKDVFTTTDMPTTCASKILENWVSPYDATLTTKLREAGIPILGKTNMDEFAMGSSTENSAYGPTRNPWDTTRIPGGSGGGSAAALASYQAPIAIGTDTGGSIRQPAAVTATVGTKPTYGTVSRFGLVACASSLDQGGPCGRTVLDTALLHEVVAGYDPRDSTSVNEPVRPVVEAARQGATGDLKGVRVGVVKELHSDSYQPGVIASFDAAVEQLTALGAEVVEVSCPNFLHALAAYYLILPSEVSSNLARFDAMRYGLRVDDGNMSAEQVMAATRAAGFGKEVKRRIMIGTYALSSGYYDAYYGSALKVRTLIARDFDAAYEKVDVLVSPTSPFTPWKLGEKVDDPLAMYLSDLCTLPTNLAGHCAMSVPSGVSADDGLPVGLQIMAPALADERLYRVGAAYEAARGPIASPVV comes from the coding sequence ATGAGCACCGATCTGACCCGTCTCGACGCATCCGAACTGGCGTCGAAGATCCATTCCCGCGAGGTCTCCTCGGTGGAGGTCACGCAGGCGCACCTGGACCGCATCGGGCAGGTCGACGGCGAACTGCACGCGTTCCTGCACGTCGCGGGCGAGCAGGCGCTCGTCGCGGCCAAGGAGGTCGACTCCGCGATCGCCGCCGGCGACGCGCCGGTCTCCGCGCTCGCGGGTGTGCCGATCGCGCTCAAGGACGTCTTCACGACCACCGACATGCCGACGACGTGCGCGTCGAAGATCCTCGAGAACTGGGTGTCGCCGTACGACGCGACGCTCACCACCAAGCTGCGCGAGGCCGGCATCCCGATCCTCGGCAAGACCAACATGGACGAGTTCGCGATGGGCTCGTCCACCGAGAACTCCGCGTACGGTCCCACCCGCAACCCGTGGGACACCACCCGCATCCCGGGCGGCTCGGGCGGCGGCTCGGCGGCAGCGCTCGCGTCGTACCAGGCGCCGATCGCGATCGGCACCGACACCGGTGGTTCGATCCGCCAGCCGGCCGCGGTCACCGCGACCGTCGGCACCAAGCCCACGTACGGCACCGTCTCGCGGTTCGGTCTCGTCGCGTGCGCGTCGTCGCTGGACCAGGGTGGCCCGTGCGGTCGCACCGTCCTCGACACCGCGCTGCTGCACGAGGTCGTCGCCGGTTACGACCCGCGCGACTCGACGTCGGTGAACGAGCCGGTCCGCCCGGTCGTCGAGGCGGCCCGCCAGGGTGCCACCGGTGACCTGAAGGGTGTGCGAGTCGGCGTCGTCAAGGAACTGCACTCCGACAGCTACCAGCCCGGTGTCATCGCCTCGTTCGACGCCGCGGTCGAGCAGCTGACGGCGCTCGGTGCCGAGGTCGTCGAGGTGTCGTGCCCCAACTTCCTGCACGCGCTCGCCGCGTACTACCTGATCCTGCCGAGTGAGGTGTCCTCGAACCTCGCCCGCTTCGACGCGATGCGCTACGGCCTGCGCGTCGACGACGGCAACATGAGCGCCGAGCAGGTCATGGCCGCCACCCGCGCCGCGGGCTTCGGCAAGGAAGTCAAGCGCCGCATCATGATCGGCACCTACGCGCTGTCGTCCGGCTACTACGACGCCTACTACGGTTCGGCGCTCAAGGTCCGCACGCTGATCGCCCGCGACTTCGACGCCGCGTACGAGAAGGTCGACGTTCTCGTCTCCCCGACGAGCCCGTTCACGCCGTGGAAGCTCGGCGAGAAGGTCGACGACCCGCTGGCGATGTACCTGTCCGACCTGTGCACGCTGCCGACCAACCTGGCCGGCCACTGCGCGATGTCGGTGCCGTCCGGGGTGTCCGCGGACGACGGTCTGCCCGTCGGCCTGCAGATCATGGCCCCGGCCCTCGCCGACGAGCGGCTCTACCGCGTCGGTGCGGCCTACGAGGCCGCGCGCGGCCCGATCGCGTCGCCCGTCGTGTAA
- a CDS encoding AI-2E family transporter, which yields MRSRRSSSTRTLPPGPVPTLAPAQWAIPRGLIVLLAGAGAVVTIAGIKTFAGILGPVFLALMLTIAVQPVQGWVQRRGLPPWLGMLGALLAVNAIVVALIGALVVSAAQLASELPQYADTADELLDGLRSTLSGAGVSSDQIQNMLSGIDTGTIVGLLESALQGLLGVFSNLFFVLALLLFMAFDGMTIGKKMQIVAEARPEIAYALSTFAHGTRQYLVVSTVFGLIVAVLDGAALWWLGVPLPILWAVLSFITNYIPNIGFVIGLVPPALLALLDGGVGAMLWVIAVYCVINFVIQSIIQPKFVGDAVGISVTMAFLSLVFWTWVLGALGALLAIPMTLLVKAVLLDIDPTTRWVGALIGDRVPPRP from the coding sequence ATGCGCTCCCGGAGATCGTCGTCGACACGCACGCTGCCGCCGGGGCCGGTGCCCACACTGGCACCGGCCCAGTGGGCGATCCCGCGCGGCCTGATCGTGCTGCTGGCCGGCGCCGGAGCGGTGGTCACGATCGCCGGCATCAAGACGTTCGCCGGGATTCTCGGGCCGGTGTTCCTGGCGTTGATGCTCACGATCGCAGTGCAACCGGTCCAGGGCTGGGTGCAGCGCAGGGGGCTGCCCCCGTGGCTCGGCATGCTGGGGGCACTGCTCGCCGTCAACGCCATCGTCGTCGCCCTGATCGGTGCGCTCGTCGTGTCCGCGGCCCAACTCGCGTCCGAGCTGCCGCAGTACGCGGACACCGCCGACGAACTGCTCGACGGGCTACGGTCCACCCTCTCGGGTGCCGGAGTGAGTTCCGACCAGATCCAGAACATGCTGAGCGGCATCGACACCGGCACGATCGTCGGGCTGCTCGAGTCGGCGTTGCAGGGGCTGCTCGGTGTGTTCTCCAACCTGTTCTTCGTCCTGGCCCTGCTGCTGTTCATGGCCTTCGACGGCATGACCATCGGCAAGAAGATGCAGATCGTCGCCGAGGCTCGGCCGGAAATCGCTTACGCCCTTTCGACGTTCGCACACGGAACCCGGCAGTATCTCGTGGTGTCCACCGTCTTCGGCCTCATCGTGGCCGTGCTCGACGGTGCCGCACTGTGGTGGCTGGGAGTGCCGCTGCCGATCCTGTGGGCGGTCCTGTCGTTCATCACCAACTACATTCCGAACATCGGGTTCGTGATCGGGCTGGTGCCCCCGGCACTGCTCGCCCTCCTCGACGGCGGGGTCGGCGCCATGCTGTGGGTGATCGCCGTCTACTGCGTGATCAACTTCGTCATCCAGTCGATCATCCAACCGAAGTTCGTCGGCGACGCCGTCGGCATCAGCGTGACGATGGCGTTCCTGTCCCTCGTCTTCTGGACCTGGGTTCTCGGCGCCCTCGGCGCCCTGCTCGCGATCCCGATGACGTTGCTGGTCAAGGCCGTTCTGCTCGACATCGATCCCACGACCCGCTGGGTGGGGGCACTGATCGGCGATCGGGTACCACCCCGCCCCTGA
- a CDS encoding DUF1269 domain-containing protein encodes MAGTLTVWKFDSPTGADTAITTLEDLQKQELITVLDAAVVSWPADKKKPKTHQLNNVTGAGALGGTFWGLLFGILFFIPLIGAAVGAAVGALTGAMTDVGIDNDFIAQVKDKVTPGTSALFVLTTDATIDRVHEEFRGQSAELISTNLSHEQESQLREVFAD; translated from the coding sequence ATGGCCGGAACATTGACCGTGTGGAAGTTCGACTCCCCCACCGGCGCGGACACCGCGATCACAACGTTGGAAGATCTCCAGAAACAGGAACTGATCACGGTCCTGGACGCGGCCGTCGTCAGCTGGCCCGCGGACAAGAAGAAGCCGAAAACACACCAGTTGAACAACGTGACGGGCGCCGGCGCCCTGGGCGGCACGTTCTGGGGGCTGCTCTTCGGGATCCTGTTCTTCATTCCGCTCATCGGTGCGGCGGTCGGCGCCGCGGTCGGCGCGCTCACCGGCGCGATGACCGACGTCGGGATCGACAACGACTTCATCGCGCAGGTCAAGGACAAGGTGACGCCCGGTACGTCCGCCCTGTTCGTGCTCACCACGGACGCGACGATCGATCGGGTCCACGAGGAGTTCCGGGGGCAGTCCGCCGAGCTGATCTCGACGAACCTCTCCCACGAGCAGGAGTCCCAGCTGCGTGAGGTGTTCGCGGACTGA
- a CDS encoding DUF664 domain-containing protein, with translation MNGDTGNRDIDATRSVLRDHFERIRELVESATAGLTTEMSDYRPGPQANSIAWLLWHLTRVQDDHVSGAAGVEQVWTAHGWRDRFALPFHADDIGYGHTDEQVGLVHADARLLADYHADVHRVTLGYVDGLTADELDRIVDRRWDPPVTAAVRLVSVIGDCLQHLGQAAYVRGLFEAE, from the coding sequence ATGAACGGCGACACCGGAAACCGGGACATCGACGCCACCCGCTCCGTCCTGCGGGACCACTTCGAGCGGATCCGCGAACTGGTGGAATCCGCCACCGCGGGGCTGACGACCGAGATGTCGGACTATCGCCCCGGGCCGCAAGCGAATTCGATCGCGTGGCTGCTGTGGCATCTGACCCGAGTGCAGGACGATCACGTGTCCGGGGCGGCCGGAGTCGAACAGGTGTGGACGGCCCACGGGTGGCGGGACCGGTTCGCGTTGCCCTTCCACGCCGACGACATCGGCTACGGGCACACCGACGAGCAGGTCGGACTCGTGCACGCCGACGCCCGACTGCTCGCCGACTATCACGCCGACGTGCACCGGGTCACGCTCGGCTACGTCGACGGTCTCACCGCCGACGAACTCGACCGCATCGTCGATCGGCGGTGGGATCCCCCGGTGACCGCCGCGGTGCGACTGGTCAGTGTGATCGGGGACTGCCTGCAGCATCTCGGTCAGGCCGCCTACGTTCGGGGGTTGTTCGAGGCCGAGTGA
- a CDS encoding lipase family protein, giving the protein MRIRGGRSVRALTGVTAVASALVTPTVASAAPAPIVSDQSVVRTAGLDEVFGTYVVSTLTSGRLATQAEMDAGMRTDEPFYDAPALTGTEKPGTLLKVQPVEVLFSGVKPGKLDAYRIMFVTTGIDGVTPEISTGIVLVPDDGTPADQRRLISYQEANDSVGGYCHPSTQWTGGDPMDGASWSALGPLALMFGKGYAVVISDVGNNGDLSPHGVFAGRYAGHTQLDAIRAATAVDEIGLRKDVPVGLFGIAGGGVGAAFAAESHAEYAPELNITATVLEGMVVDQRTFMRTADGSVGSGFAFAALLGLEPKYPEMRIDEKLTPVGKKVADWYRTQCQTPAYFTAPFVPLRTLFTSGQSPADIPEFQHVYDDNLLGDRAPRSKVLIASCEKDDSPMSLVPAQDARDLAARYRAGGTDVTYAPSDCSMGRFFADPYGWGTDLFGMQTIDWLSGNVTG; this is encoded by the coding sequence ATGAGGATTCGGGGAGGACGTTCCGTCCGCGCACTGACCGGGGTGACAGCGGTCGCATCGGCGCTCGTGACGCCCACGGTCGCATCGGCGGCACCGGCACCGATCGTGAGCGACCAGTCGGTGGTGCGGACGGCCGGCCTGGACGAGGTGTTCGGCACATACGTCGTGAGCACGCTGACATCGGGCCGGCTCGCGACACAGGCCGAGATGGACGCCGGGATGCGCACCGACGAGCCGTTCTACGACGCACCGGCGCTCACCGGTACCGAGAAGCCGGGCACGCTGCTGAAGGTGCAGCCCGTCGAGGTCCTGTTCTCCGGAGTGAAACCGGGCAAGCTCGACGCCTACCGGATCATGTTCGTCACCACCGGGATCGACGGCGTCACCCCCGAGATCAGCACCGGCATCGTCCTCGTCCCCGACGACGGCACCCCGGCCGACCAGCGGAGACTGATCAGCTACCAGGAGGCCAACGACAGCGTCGGCGGCTACTGCCATCCGAGCACGCAGTGGACCGGCGGCGACCCGATGGACGGCGCGTCCTGGTCGGCACTGGGACCGCTGGCCCTGATGTTCGGCAAGGGGTACGCGGTCGTCATCTCCGACGTCGGCAACAACGGTGACCTGTCCCCGCACGGTGTGTTCGCGGGCCGGTACGCCGGCCACACCCAACTCGACGCGATCCGGGCGGCGACGGCCGTCGACGAGATCGGGCTCCGCAAGGACGTGCCGGTGGGGCTGTTCGGGATCGCCGGCGGCGGTGTCGGTGCCGCGTTCGCGGCCGAATCGCACGCCGAGTACGCACCCGAACTGAACATCACCGCGACGGTGCTCGAGGGGATGGTCGTCGACCAGCGCACGTTCATGCGCACGGCCGACGGCTCCGTCGGCTCGGGGTTCGCGTTCGCGGCACTGCTCGGTCTCGAACCGAAGTACCCGGAGATGCGGATCGACGAGAAACTCACCCCGGTCGGGAAGAAGGTGGCCGACTGGTATCGCACACAGTGCCAGACACCCGCCTACTTCACGGCGCCGTTCGTGCCGTTGCGGACGCTCTTCACGAGCGGGCAGAGTCCGGCCGACATCCCCGAGTTCCAGCACGTGTACGACGACAATCTGCTCGGCGACAGGGCACCGCGGTCGAAGGTGCTCATCGCGTCGTGCGAGAAGGACGACTCCCCGATGTCGCTGGTACCGGCGCAGGACGCCCGGGACCTCGCCGCCCGCTACCGGGCCGGCGGCACCGACGTCACGTACGCCCCGAGCGACTGCAGCATGGGCCGGTTCTTCGCCGACCCGTACGGGTGGGGCACCGACCTGTTCGGGATGCAGACGATCGACTGGCTCTCCGGCAACGTCACCGGCTGA
- a CDS encoding alpha/beta-hydrolase family protein, which yields MSAVHAPRLGTRIHVGAAALPRVSTSLAVSAGTLISLAPSLLPRPAAVQGILTGVLVSVLWGLATLARRRRRTVTSPGTRAVAATAAVVVAGWGAVLADHWQNSLRTAMALPGTDIGYWIRVECWAGAVCLAGFVAARAVTAGTRRLGRLGRLGRRRVIALGGVLVALGWFVAVPAATTAAAQHFRSSNTEAERFLTGGSDPRAVRSYVGLDAAPDVASRAALAVRDLDRAGGFGRGHVVVAVPTGSGWIDGEAARGIERRFDGDVAIVGQQYSYAPSWVTFLFGRNDAAESARALFTAVSAHIAAMPVDTRPDLHVYGQSLGSIGGSAVFDSGAETAVCSVLWAGPPAGAVRTDGAAVLANSSDPVVWWSPTLLTRAPDLSRVRIDAPVPQWIPFVSFVQTTVDLVFALDAPTGHGHRYGDDQGLRLPGCGTAADAR from the coding sequence ATGAGCGCCGTACACGCGCCCCGGCTCGGCACCCGAATCCACGTCGGTGCCGCCGCCCTCCCCCGGGTGAGCACGTCGCTGGCGGTGTCGGCCGGCACGCTGATCTCCCTCGCACCGTCGCTGCTGCCCCGCCCCGCCGCGGTACAGGGCATCCTGACGGGGGTGCTCGTGTCGGTGCTGTGGGGGCTCGCGACCCTGGCCCGTCGCCGCCGGCGCACCGTGACATCGCCCGGCACCCGTGCGGTCGCCGCGACCGCCGCCGTCGTGGTCGCGGGGTGGGGTGCCGTGCTCGCCGACCACTGGCAGAACTCGCTACGGACGGCGATGGCGTTGCCCGGCACCGACATCGGCTACTGGATCCGGGTGGAATGCTGGGCAGGGGCCGTGTGCCTGGCCGGGTTCGTCGCCGCCCGGGCCGTGACCGCCGGGACGCGCCGGCTGGGACGGCTGGGGCGGCTGGGACGTCGGAGGGTGATCGCGCTGGGCGGCGTACTCGTCGCCCTCGGCTGGTTCGTCGCCGTCCCCGCCGCGACGACTGCTGCGGCACAACACTTCCGGTCGTCGAACACGGAAGCGGAGCGGTTCCTGACCGGGGGATCCGATCCGCGTGCGGTCCGCTCGTACGTCGGACTCGATGCCGCCCCCGACGTCGCGTCCCGCGCCGCCCTCGCCGTGCGGGACCTCGATCGGGCCGGCGGTTTCGGGCGCGGCCACGTCGTCGTCGCGGTGCCGACGGGATCCGGTTGGATCGACGGTGAGGCCGCCCGCGGTATCGAGCGCCGGTTCGACGGCGATGTCGCGATCGTCGGGCAGCAGTACTCGTACGCACCGAGCTGGGTGACGTTCCTGTTCGGGCGGAACGACGCCGCGGAGTCGGCGCGGGCACTGTTCACCGCGGTGTCGGCGCACATCGCGGCGATGCCCGTCGACACCCGCCCGGACCTGCACGTGTACGGGCAGAGCCTCGGATCCATCGGCGGCAGCGCCGTTTTCGACTCGGGCGCCGAGACCGCCGTGTGCAGTGTGCTGTGGGCCGGGCCCCCGGCCGGAGCCGTCCGCACCGACGGGGCGGCCGTTCTCGCCAACAGTTCCGACCCTGTCGTGTGGTGGTCGCCGACGCTGCTCACCCGGGCACCCGATCTGTCCCGGGTGCGCATCGACGCCCCGGTCCCGCAATGGATTCCGTTCGTCAGTTTCGTCCAGACCACCGTCGACCTGGTGTTCGCACTCGACGCCCCCACCGGGCACGGGCACCGCTACGGTGACGACCAGGGACTGCGGCTGCCCGGGTGCGGAACCGCTGCGGACGCCCGCTGA
- a CDS encoding sensor histidine kinase, with amino-acid sequence MTRHELRVPRVGQVNVTRTTRGVRTRLRGHGTIVLVVLVTVILYAVAWPTLHLTHRVPPPVQPIVAALAAWPFLFVRANPALGWAISAASAAVIPAVFDLVPDSGYTYPWQVVHIIVIMALLLSVSLTAGPPTVLVAWAATSLLFLAEAPGDDGRGWAFGLTALVVFALLVRWLVSSRRQLAAEEETSELERARRAILEEKARIARDLHDVVAHHMSMVVVQAQSAPYRLPEVSEETRAEFESIGASARQALNEIRGLLGVLRSDAELVERAPQPGTAQIRELLDGTRRAGIALSWDVTGDPSVLSELSGLALYRILQESLANAARHRPGSHVDVTLNYGPDAVALRVVNGPARTEPDQTLPVEHSGGSGITGMFERAVAVGGTLGTRPLDDGGFEVVATLPATSPARR; translated from the coding sequence ATGACGCGCCACGAGCTCCGGGTTCCTAGAGTCGGACAGGTGAATGTCACCCGAACCACCCGCGGTGTGCGGACGCGACTGCGCGGACACGGCACGATCGTCCTCGTCGTGCTGGTCACCGTGATCCTGTACGCGGTGGCGTGGCCGACGCTGCACCTCACGCATCGGGTGCCGCCGCCGGTCCAGCCGATCGTCGCTGCCCTCGCCGCCTGGCCGTTCCTGTTCGTACGCGCGAATCCGGCTCTGGGATGGGCGATCTCGGCGGCGTCGGCGGCAGTGATCCCGGCGGTCTTCGACCTGGTGCCCGATTCCGGCTACACGTATCCGTGGCAGGTCGTGCACATCATCGTGATCATGGCGCTGCTGCTGTCGGTGAGTCTCACCGCCGGTCCGCCGACGGTGCTGGTGGCATGGGCTGCGACGTCGCTGCTGTTCCTGGCCGAGGCCCCCGGCGACGACGGTCGCGGCTGGGCGTTCGGGCTGACCGCGCTCGTGGTGTTCGCGCTGCTCGTCCGCTGGCTGGTGTCGTCCCGCCGGCAACTGGCCGCCGAGGAGGAGACGAGCGAACTCGAGCGGGCCCGCCGCGCGATCCTCGAGGAGAAGGCCCGGATCGCGCGCGACCTGCACGACGTCGTCGCCCACCACATGTCGATGGTGGTGGTGCAGGCGCAGAGCGCCCCGTACCGGTTGCCGGAGGTGTCCGAGGAGACCCGCGCCGAGTTCGAGTCCATCGGGGCGAGTGCGCGGCAGGCCCTCAACGAGATCCGCGGGCTGCTCGGGGTGCTGCGCAGCGACGCCGAGCTCGTCGAACGCGCCCCGCAGCCGGGCACCGCGCAGATCCGGGAACTGCTCGACGGCACCCGGCGGGCCGGGATCGCGTTGTCGTGGGACGTGACGGGGGATCCGTCGGTGCTGTCGGAGCTGTCCGGGCTCGCGCTGTACCGGATCCTGCAGGAGTCGCTCGCCAATGCGGCCCGGCACCGGCCCGGCTCGCACGTCGACGTGACGCTGAACTACGGACCGGACGCGGTGGCGTTGCGTGTCGTCAACGGACCCGCCCGCACCGAGCCCGATCAGACGCTGCCGGTGGAGCATTCGGGTGGCAGCGGCATCACCGGAATGTTCGAGCGGGCCGTCGCGGTCGGTGGCACCCTCGGCACCCGGCCCCTCGACGACGGCGGATTCGAGGTCGTCGCGACGCTGCCGGCGACGTCCCCGGCGAGGCGGTGA
- a CDS encoding amino acid-binding protein, with the protein MSYLLRVQLPDRPGSLGALALALGAVGADILSLDVVERGSGFAVDDLVVDVQSGSLPDALITAAEKLPDVHVDSIRPYAGMLDTHRELELIDQVAAARTDRLQVLVDNAPRVLRVGWCTVLAAGPRGTYRVVGSPGAPETHAADAPWMPLERAVVLDTDDDWVPALWRDMDTALAAAPLGSSGNVLLLGRPGGPEFRPSEVARLGYLTGILATVLG; encoded by the coding sequence GTGTCCTACCTGCTCCGCGTCCAGCTTCCCGACCGGCCCGGCAGCCTCGGCGCGCTCGCGCTCGCGCTCGGCGCGGTCGGGGCCGACATCCTGTCGCTGGACGTCGTCGAACGCGGCTCGGGGTTCGCCGTCGACGATCTGGTCGTGGACGTCCAGTCCGGGTCGCTGCCGGACGCCCTCATCACGGCCGCCGAGAAGCTGCCCGACGTGCACGTCGATTCGATTCGCCCGTACGCCGGGATGCTCGACACGCATCGCGAACTCGAACTCATCGACCAGGTCGCCGCCGCCCGCACCGACCGGCTGCAGGTGCTCGTCGACAACGCACCCCGCGTGCTGCGGGTGGGCTGGTGCACCGTCCTCGCGGCCGGGCCGCGCGGCACCTACCGGGTGGTCGGCAGCCCCGGAGCCCCGGAAACCCATGCAGCGGACGCCCCCTGGATGCCACTCGAACGCGCCGTCGTCCTCGACACCGACGACGACTGGGTGCCGGCGCTGTGGCGGGACATGGACACCGCGCTGGCCGCCGCACCCCTCGGGTCCAGCGGTAACGTGCTGCTGCTCGGACGGCCGGGCGGCCCCGAGTTCCGCCCGTCGGAGGTGGCGCGACTCGGCTACCTGACCGGGATCCTCGCCACCGTCCTGGGCTGA
- a CDS encoding GNAT family N-acetyltransferase has translation MIDIRTATPADFDTIGDLTVGVYIGDGFVSRDDGYAQLLRDTATRAEQAQVVVAEVEGEIVGSVTIAEPGTPFSDVADKGELEFRMLAVAQSARGKGVGSALVRHVLDIAYERGDQAVVISTQPDMADARRIYDRNGFVPAPDRNWEPVPGVELTALVRELV, from the coding sequence ATGATCGATATCCGCACCGCGACACCTGCCGACTTCGACACGATCGGCGATCTCACCGTCGGCGTCTACATCGGTGACGGCTTCGTGTCGAGGGACGACGGCTACGCGCAGCTCCTGCGCGACACCGCGACCCGGGCCGAGCAGGCGCAGGTCGTCGTCGCCGAGGTCGAGGGCGAGATCGTCGGTTCGGTGACGATCGCCGAGCCCGGCACGCCGTTCTCGGACGTCGCCGACAAGGGCGAACTCGAGTTCCGCATGCTGGCGGTCGCCCAGTCGGCCCGCGGCAAGGGGGTCGGGTCGGCGCTGGTGCGGCACGTTCTCGACATCGCGTACGAGCGTGGCGACCAGGCGGTGGTGATCTCCACCCAGCCCGATATGGCCGACGCCCGCCGCATCTACGACCGCAACGGTTTCGTGCCCGCACCGGACCGCAACTGGGAGCCGGTGCCCGGCGTCGAACTGACCGCGCTGGTGCGCGAACTCGTCTGA